The region TAGCTATGATCGCACGGGATGACCAGGCGTCCTTTGTGTGGTCCATGCTGCAGTTGAATACCAACGCCAGGCCCAGTGGCGTACCAACCCCAGTCAGGGTTCTTCGTCGTCTTGGTAATCTCGACAGGATCGGTCCATGTCTGGCCGTGATCGTCGGAATGACAAACCCAGACGGTTCGCGTGCTCTTCGACTTCTTCAGCTTGATGGCCGACTCGTGATCTTCCCCCAAGTTGTGCGTTAGCAAAAGATGAATGCGCCCGGTCGATTGATCGACGACCGGACAAGGATTGCCGCACGTGTTGTCTTTATCTTTCCAGACGACGACCTGATCGCTCCATGTTTTGCCATGATCGGTGGAACGCTTCATCACCAGGTCGATCGCTCCGGTATCGCTCCGAGATTCGCGACGTCCTTCGCAGAAAGCTAACAGGGTTCCATCTTGAGCTTGAATCAATGCGGGAATGCGGTAGGTGTCGTAACCATCTTCACCACTCTTCCAAACCGTGATCGGCGTAAGCTTTTTGGCCAGTTGGTCGAGTTCGTCGATCGTGAATCGCACCGAAACGACCGAGTTCTTCTCGTCGGGTCGATAGCCGACGTAGGTGGTTGCCACGAATGTTTCGTCCGGAAGGCGTTCCAGCCCGGGATAACCGGTATCGAGCGGACGGCCATGATGCTCCAGCAGACGAACGCGATACTGCCCTGGCTTTCCGGCCAGGATGTCGTCGTATTCACCGACCCAAGCCACAAAGTGACCGTAGGTGGGACTCTTCTTCACGACATCGCGGAAGACGATGATCAGTCGACCATCCTGGGTGTACCGAGCACAATGCCGATCGCCGGTCAGTGCGGCATTGACTTCCTGCGGATCGGACCAGGTCTGGCCTTCATCGTTGGAAACCATCACCAGCGAGTTAAGCCGCCGGGCATTCTCACGCATCAGACACATTACCTGTTTGCCATCTGGCGAACGCAACAGAAACGGTTCGCAAGGGTTGGCTCCTTCCACGGCGGCAACCATTCGCTGGTCTTCCCAAGTCAAACCACCATCGCTGGAAATTGCTTGCCAGATTTGTAGCGGCGGACGATCTTGATCCCCTGCTCCGCGATGATAGATCGCCAGGTGCTGCTTGCCCCCGTGAATCGGCAAAATAGTGATTGGTGCGACGATACACTTCAAGCCGTTCTTCTGCATCGGCGACCAGGTCTTTCCTTCGTCGAGCGAGACCGACTGGGTCATGTCGCCGCGCCCAGCGAAGACAAACAAACGTGCCGTTCCGTCGGCATCGATCAGGCGATGCAGACAAGGGCAGTTCTCGACGTCGCTCCAATTCTGCGGCACGTCGATCAGTTCGCTCCATGTCAAACCACCGTCATCGCTCCGCTTCAAGGGACCGCAGCGACCACCATGATTGTAAGTCCACGCCGCGAAGATCGTTTTGCCGTCCGGCATCAGCAGTGTTGTCGGATGCCCCTGATAAATCTCCTTCGTTCCGCGAGCGACCACCACTTGGCGAGCCGTATCGCCTGACAGATCGAGCGTCGGAATCGTAATCGTATCGCCCAGTTTTTTGGGCAGCCAATTCCCTTCACTGAGATCGCCTTCAAGGGTGAACTCCTGAACCGTCATTGTCGAACGCCACGGGCGAAGGCCCACCATCCCGAGCGTTCCTTGCATCGCTCCTTGGTAAACCTGCTTGCCGTCGATCGAAATCGTCAGTTGCCCGGCCGAACTTTTCAGCTCGCACAGAAACATCTTGTTGGGCTGAATGCCTGAGTCGACGTCGTTCAAGTAGGCGGTCTTGCCGCCGAAGATCGAGCCTTGGACAAACAGCTTGCCGTTCGTCCCATCGAGCCCGAATTGGCTGCCAGGTCCTAGCGAAATGGAGGCCGCAGTATGGTTTAATTCATTCAATGCAAGTCGAACACGCACGGTCGCATTGGGACCGACGATCGACTTCGCGGCCCACGCCACATGCCCTACCCCTTGGCCGACCAGACCATCGTCGACCGTCTTCCACGCACCATCCTCCAGCCGCAGCTCGTGCGCTACGCCACTTTCAATGGCATGCAACTTGTCGGCAGCAACGGGGGAAACCGCGACGCTCAGCAGCATCGCACAACCAAGCAATAAGTAGACATAACGGAGCATGACGGTGGGTTCTCGATTAGAAAGGAAGATCGGGTGAGAGCCGAGAAAATGGATCGGACGGGAATCATTCCCCAGCTAAGGCCATATTAATGTCCCGCTCAATTATTTTCAACACACCAGGAAATATTCCGTCTAATTACGAAAATAAATATTGCATTCTCCTCACCTCGCGGTAATCTAAAAGTTATGGACAGTTCAACGACACCTCGAGTTATTCAGTTGGCCGACCAAATCATGGCCGACATCGCTACGCGCGGCCTGCAATCTGGCGACCCCTATCTTGGCACGGCCGAAGCGGCGCGAATGCTGGGGGTCAGCACTACGTCGGCTAATCGCGCGATGCAGTTGCTCGTGCAACGAAACATCCTCAGCCGCCGCCAAAA is a window of Bremerella sp. TYQ1 DNA encoding:
- a CDS encoding sialidase family protein; the encoded protein is MLRYVYLLLGCAMLLSVAVSPVAADKLHAIESGVAHELRLEDGAWKTVDDGLVGQGVGHVAWAAKSIVGPNATVRVRLALNELNHTAASISLGPGSQFGLDGTNGKLFVQGSIFGGKTAYLNDVDSGIQPNKMFLCELKSSAGQLTISIDGKQVYQGAMQGTLGMVGLRPWRSTMTVQEFTLEGDLSEGNWLPKKLGDTITIPTLDLSGDTARQVVVARGTKEIYQGHPTTLLMPDGKTIFAAWTYNHGGRCGPLKRSDDGGLTWSELIDVPQNWSDVENCPCLHRLIDADGTARLFVFAGRGDMTQSVSLDEGKTWSPMQKNGLKCIVAPITILPIHGGKQHLAIYHRGAGDQDRPPLQIWQAISSDGGLTWEDQRMVAAVEGANPCEPFLLRSPDGKQVMCLMRENARRLNSLVMVSNDEGQTWSDPQEVNAALTGDRHCARYTQDGRLIIVFRDVVKKSPTYGHFVAWVGEYDDILAGKPGQYRVRLLEHHGRPLDTGYPGLERLPDETFVATTYVGYRPDEKNSVVSVRFTIDELDQLAKKLTPITVWKSGEDGYDTYRIPALIQAQDGTLLAFCEGRRESRSDTGAIDLVMKRSTDHGKTWSDQVVVWKDKDNTCGNPCPVVDQSTGRIHLLLTHNLGEDHESAIKLKKSKSTRTVWVCHSDDHGQTWTDPVEITKTTKNPDWGWYATGPGVGIQLQHGPHKGRLVIPCDHSYSIDPAVDKKGYGFGSHVITSDDHGKTWQLGGTITPGMNECQVVEIGDQGHMVIDMRSYRGQGCRAQSISTDGGQTWSEITDARELVSPVCQASMIRYQWPTTDEPGMLLFSSPRDPAKRRNLTVLASFDDNLTWPWKQTLYPSQTAYSCLAPLGEDQFGCLAEIGENHPYETISLFRLDVPQSKANTP